A portion of the Simkania negevensis Z genome contains these proteins:
- a CDS encoding dienelactone hydrolase family protein, giving the protein MSEKEVSIPVGEGKISGTFAGMQEGKGLVIFVHGSGSSRHSPRNRFVASELRKGGMATLLFDLLTPKEEGIDDVTAELRFNIPMLAERTALVVDWVENEMGHSLGLFGASTGAAAALAVAVLRKKSIKAVVSRGGRPDLALGFLPEVQAPTLLIVGGEDGPVIEMNREVFEKIGGEKELVIVEGATHLFEEEGKLEEVAQLSREWFKRFL; this is encoded by the coding sequence ATGAGTGAAAAAGAAGTCTCTATCCCCGTAGGTGAAGGGAAAATTTCAGGTACCTTTGCCGGAATGCAAGAGGGGAAAGGACTGGTTATTTTTGTCCACGGGAGCGGGAGCTCGAGGCATAGCCCTCGGAATCGCTTCGTGGCGAGCGAGCTTAGGAAAGGGGGAATGGCCACCCTTCTTTTCGACCTTCTCACTCCAAAAGAGGAAGGGATCGATGACGTCACAGCTGAGCTGAGGTTTAATATTCCCATGTTGGCGGAGAGGACAGCTTTGGTCGTCGATTGGGTCGAAAACGAAATGGGCCATTCCCTCGGTCTGTTTGGGGCAAGTACAGGTGCTGCTGCAGCTTTGGCTGTCGCAGTGCTAAGAAAGAAGAGTATCAAAGCGGTTGTCTCAAGGGGAGGACGCCCGGATTTGGCGCTTGGGTTTTTACCAGAAGTGCAAGCTCCGACCCTCTTAATTGTCGGTGGGGAAGATGGGCCAGTGATCGAGATGAATCGCGAGGTCTTTGAAAAAATTGGTGGGGAAAAAGAGTTAGTGATTGTTGAAGGAGCCACGCATCTCTTCGAGGAAGAAGGGAAATTAGAAGAGGTGGCTCAATTATCAAGAGAGTGGTTTAAGAGATTTCTATGA
- a CDS encoding helix-turn-helix transcriptional regulator, translated as MSARTKKRPIRKKPNLKNKQSSRKNVAWREAAKSELKKHSEPGQMLRGCRHKERLTQNELAIALEMSQHHISEMENGKRSIGKVIAKRFAAFFNIDYRVFL; from the coding sequence ATGTCGGCACGCACGAAAAAGCGCCCTATTAGGAAAAAACCTAATCTTAAAAACAAGCAGTCTTCTAGGAAAAACGTAGCTTGGAGAGAAGCTGCAAAATCAGAATTGAAGAAACATTCTGAGCCGGGTCAAATGCTTAGAGGCTGTAGGCATAAAGAGAGATTAACTCAAAATGAACTAGCAATAGCTTTGGAAATGAGCCAACATCATATTAGCGAGATGGAAAATGGGAAACGTTCTATTGGAAAGGTCATAGCCAAGCGCTTTGCTGCATTTTTTAATATTGATTATCGGGTGTTTCTCTGA
- a CDS encoding DMT family transporter has protein sequence MKYQKLILIILLSCCSGPSYLFIKVGVKTIPPMTLVFFRVFIAALTLFTLLKLQRKKLWSYRKHAKHFFVMGCITCVLPFFLIMTSEKTISSSLAGLLNGSVPIFAGVLAHFTLPNDRLSVQKTIGILLGIIGLAFVLVPSLEQSYRDTQGTLMVILASVAYGVGIVYSKKYLQGLPSLIASTWQLIMASLVALPLCFLLEKPLIVPLVGFEAIASVLGLAWIGSALAFIFYYRLIEVADPSYLSYSTLLAPLIALALGVWILGEHLTWNAYVGGALILSGLGITTQPIKRKKIYEMA, from the coding sequence ATGAAGTACCAAAAGCTCATTTTGATCATCTTGCTCTCCTGCTGCTCAGGTCCCTCTTACCTGTTCATAAAAGTGGGAGTAAAAACAATTCCGCCTATGACACTCGTCTTTTTTCGGGTCTTTATTGCTGCTTTAACTCTTTTCACTCTACTCAAACTCCAAAGAAAAAAGCTATGGTCTTATCGGAAACATGCCAAGCATTTTTTTGTCATGGGTTGTATCACTTGTGTCCTCCCCTTTTTTCTTATCATGACAAGTGAAAAAACCATTTCAAGTTCATTGGCAGGATTGCTTAATGGTTCTGTTCCCATCTTTGCAGGGGTACTAGCTCACTTTACTTTGCCAAATGATCGACTGAGTGTGCAAAAAACGATTGGAATTCTCCTGGGAATCATTGGACTTGCATTTGTGCTTGTTCCTAGTTTAGAACAAAGCTATAGAGATACACAAGGAACTCTCATGGTGATTTTGGCCTCAGTTGCCTATGGCGTTGGTATAGTCTATTCAAAAAAGTATCTTCAAGGGTTGCCTTCCCTTATCGCTTCAACATGGCAACTAATTATGGCCTCACTTGTCGCACTTCCACTTTGCTTCCTGTTAGAAAAGCCATTAATCGTTCCCCTTGTTGGTTTTGAAGCGATAGCTTCAGTACTCGGACTGGCATGGATTGGATCGGCACTAGCCTTCATTTTCTACTATCGACTGATTGAGGTGGCAGACCCCTCATATCTTTCTTATTCTACCCTTTTAGCTCCTCTCATTGCTTTAGCTCTTGGTGTTTGGATTTTAGGAGAACACTTGACCTGGAATGCTTACGTGGGTGGAGCTTTGATTTTATCAGGTCTTGGAATTACAACTCAGCCCATCAAACGGAAAAAAATTTATGAAATGGCTTGA
- a CDS encoding MGH1-like glycoside hydrolase domain-containing protein yields the protein MKKLDELTEEEMRLLQTGGDVAPWSKWGPYVSERSWGTVREDYSKDGNAWDHFTYKMAASRAYRWGEDGIAGICDRYQTMVLTHCFWNGNDPILKERLYGLGTHRANHGEDVKEYYYHLDCVPSHSYMKYLYRYPCEEYPYENLAVENRSRSLMEREYELLDTGIFDSGRYFDITIEYAKFSRDDICVKIEVFNHSSQEESLHLLPQLMFRNTWSWAETPLPKPLMEMGPQPNDAVCIVTDDSGTVPPTRLNFDYYLGKRYFYADQRAEVLFTENETNRSEIYGEKNPTPYVKDAFHRFVILGERDKVNPEKKGTKACFYFRDLKIAPKGKEVIYLRFSDAALDHPLAGVQEMIDKKKRQADEFFEKIHPKGISEEDKLIQRRALSGMLWNKQIYLYDVNLWLKGDNPANPPPESRQTIRNTHWKHLISKRILSMPDKWEYPWFAAWDLAFHSVSLALIDMQFAKEQLWYLLFDQFQHPNGQVPAYEWEFSDLNPPVQGWAALRLFQMEQKKTGKRDIDFLKKCFHKLILNFVWWVNKVDAKGNNVFEGGFLGLDNITVIDRSKVPGGGKLEQSDGTGWMGLFCLCLMRMSLELAVDDPVYEGMALKFFEHYVYISNALVSAENRDIQNWDEEDGFFYDVISFGGVGHERIKVRSMVGLIPLFAVDCITAEDLERHKEFAENFRWFTSNRPDICCHCVTPLEDGKGTKYLLTLMNQEKLQRVLQRAWDPEEFRSSYGLRSLSKHYEKNPYEMRGASINYQPGESESNIYGGNSNWRGPIWFPTNFLFIESLSKLNTYLGDSVKIQVKGEEPVTFREMAAYYAKGLISLFRKGEEGKRPIYNSYERLQNDPNFSDHILFYEHFHGDNGRGLGASHQTGWTGLVANLIDEWL from the coding sequence ATGAAGAAATTAGACGAATTGACCGAAGAAGAGATGCGCCTCCTCCAAACAGGAGGAGATGTGGCCCCGTGGAGCAAATGGGGTCCCTATGTTTCAGAAAGGTCATGGGGGACAGTTCGGGAAGACTATAGTAAAGATGGAAATGCCTGGGACCACTTCACTTACAAAATGGCCGCTTCTCGAGCCTATCGATGGGGAGAAGATGGAATTGCCGGGATTTGCGATCGGTATCAAACCATGGTTCTCACACACTGTTTTTGGAATGGGAATGATCCGATACTGAAAGAACGTCTCTATGGGCTGGGGACGCATCGGGCAAATCATGGAGAAGACGTCAAAGAGTACTACTATCACCTAGACTGCGTTCCTTCTCATTCCTACATGAAATACCTCTACCGGTACCCCTGTGAAGAGTATCCTTATGAAAATCTTGCAGTGGAAAATCGGAGCCGCTCTCTGATGGAAAGAGAGTACGAGCTTCTCGATACAGGGATTTTTGACTCGGGGCGCTATTTTGACATCACCATCGAATACGCAAAGTTCAGCCGAGATGATATCTGCGTAAAAATCGAAGTTTTCAACCATAGCTCTCAAGAAGAAAGCCTACATTTACTTCCGCAGCTCATGTTTCGTAACACTTGGTCTTGGGCAGAGACACCCTTACCAAAGCCCCTCATGGAAATGGGGCCTCAGCCTAATGATGCCGTTTGCATTGTCACAGATGATTCGGGAACTGTGCCCCCCACACGCCTTAATTTCGATTACTATCTTGGGAAGAGGTATTTTTATGCAGATCAAAGAGCCGAGGTTCTTTTCACCGAAAACGAAACAAACAGAAGCGAAATCTATGGAGAGAAAAATCCCACCCCATATGTCAAAGATGCTTTTCACCGCTTTGTTATTTTAGGGGAGAGAGACAAAGTCAATCCCGAAAAGAAAGGGACAAAGGCTTGTTTTTATTTCCGAGACCTGAAGATTGCTCCGAAAGGAAAAGAGGTGATTTATCTTCGCTTTTCTGATGCAGCTCTTGACCATCCTCTAGCGGGGGTCCAAGAAATGATTGATAAGAAAAAAAGGCAAGCTGATGAATTCTTTGAAAAGATCCATCCAAAAGGGATCTCAGAAGAAGATAAGTTGATTCAACGGAGAGCACTTTCAGGGATGCTGTGGAACAAACAGATCTATCTGTATGACGTCAATTTGTGGCTGAAAGGAGATAACCCTGCAAATCCTCCACCTGAATCACGTCAAACTATTCGCAATACTCATTGGAAGCACCTGATTTCAAAACGGATTCTTTCGATGCCTGATAAGTGGGAGTACCCGTGGTTTGCTGCGTGGGACTTGGCTTTTCACTCGGTATCACTTGCACTTATCGATATGCAGTTTGCAAAAGAGCAATTGTGGTACCTCCTTTTTGACCAATTTCAACATCCTAATGGACAAGTTCCTGCATATGAATGGGAATTTTCTGATCTCAACCCTCCCGTTCAAGGGTGGGCAGCACTTCGCCTGTTTCAAATGGAACAAAAAAAAACAGGAAAGCGGGACATTGACTTTTTGAAAAAGTGCTTTCATAAACTCATCTTGAACTTTGTCTGGTGGGTGAACAAAGTTGATGCTAAAGGAAACAATGTTTTCGAGGGGGGCTTTTTGGGGCTGGATAACATCACCGTTATCGACCGAAGCAAGGTTCCTGGGGGAGGGAAGCTTGAACAGTCAGATGGAACGGGATGGATGGGTCTTTTTTGCCTTTGTTTGATGCGTATGTCCCTTGAACTTGCTGTCGATGACCCTGTCTATGAAGGAATGGCCCTGAAATTCTTCGAGCATTATGTTTATATTTCTAATGCTCTTGTCAGCGCTGAAAATCGGGACATCCAAAATTGGGATGAAGAAGATGGTTTTTTCTATGATGTTATCAGTTTTGGTGGCGTAGGGCACGAGCGGATTAAAGTCCGTTCGATGGTTGGACTCATTCCCCTTTTTGCTGTGGATTGCATCACAGCTGAAGATTTAGAAAGGCACAAAGAGTTTGCTGAAAACTTTCGTTGGTTTACGAGCAATCGCCCCGACATCTGCTGTCATTGTGTCACTCCGCTCGAAGACGGGAAGGGGACGAAATATCTGCTGACCCTCATGAATCAAGAAAAGCTTCAACGCGTTCTTCAAAGAGCATGGGATCCTGAAGAATTTCGCTCCTCGTATGGGTTGCGTAGCCTCTCCAAACATTACGAAAAAAATCCTTATGAAATGCGGGGCGCAAGCATCAATTACCAGCCGGGGGAATCAGAATCAAATATTTACGGTGGCAACTCGAACTGGAGGGGACCCATATGGTTCCCTACTAACTTTCTCTTTATTGAATCCCTTTCAAAACTCAACACTTACCTAGGTGACAGCGTCAAAATCCAAGTTAAAGGAGAAGAGCCGGTCACTTTTCGAGAGATGGCCGCTTATTATGCGAAAGGACTCATCAGTCTTTTTCGCAAAGGAGAAGAAGGGAAAAGGCCAATTTATAATTCTTATGAAAGGCTGCAAAACGACCCAAATTTCTCAGATCACATCCTTTTTTATGAGCATTTCCATGGAGACAATGGACGTGGCCTTGGTGCTTCCCATCAAACAGGCTGGACAGGGCTTGTTGCAAATCTCATTGATGAGTGGTTGTAA
- a CDS encoding class I SAM-dependent methyltransferase, with amino-acid sequence MKSFLVLLSCLLSQALFAKELPPLIDFHRALPTWDATPHQRTLSHPENLAFNTAPEIGAFIEYLVKEFGIEIVVETGTYRGFTTAFFSTISKEVHTIEVVEEIYEETKGALKGRSNITFHLGSSDLVLKDLLPSLKSKPVLFYLDAHWYDKWPLRQELEEISKTHKDHCVIVIDDFKVPGRKDIPYDKYKKNECSIDYIYENLQKVFSDYAIHFVIPKNYTSRAKFIAYPKKWVTTTHQ; translated from the coding sequence ATGAAAAGCTTTTTAGTCCTACTTAGTTGTCTCCTCTCTCAAGCCTTATTTGCTAAAGAACTCCCACCTTTAATTGACTTCCACCGCGCACTACCGACTTGGGATGCAACGCCTCATCAACGAACATTGAGTCATCCGGAAAATCTAGCTTTCAATACAGCTCCTGAAATCGGGGCTTTCATAGAATACCTTGTGAAAGAATTTGGAATTGAAATCGTTGTCGAGACGGGTACTTATAGGGGCTTTACAACAGCTTTCTTCTCAACGATTAGCAAAGAGGTGCACACGATTGAGGTCGTTGAAGAAATCTATGAAGAAACGAAAGGAGCATTAAAAGGTCGCTCAAATATCACCTTTCACCTTGGAAGCTCCGATCTTGTCTTAAAAGACTTGCTTCCCTCTCTTAAATCAAAACCGGTTCTTTTTTACCTAGATGCTCACTGGTATGACAAGTGGCCTCTTCGTCAAGAACTCGAAGAAATCAGTAAGACACATAAAGATCATTGTGTGATTGTGATCGACGACTTTAAAGTTCCTGGCCGTAAGGATATTCCCTATGATAAGTACAAAAAAAATGAATGTTCTATCGATTACATCTATGAAAATCTGCAAAAAGTCTTTTCAGACTATGCTATTCATTTCGTCATTCCGAAAAACTATACAAGTCGGGCTAAGTTCATAGCCTATCCTAAAAAATGGGTTACAACCACTCATCAATGA
- a CDS encoding MFS transporter, whose product MSEQQDFRKVLGFFIYCLATLFLIYEMALQVSPSVMTHQLMAAYKIDARGLGILASFYFYSYTLMQIPVGVLYDRYGPRLLISLAAFVCAAGSLFFGLTRDLYLAGLGRFFMGIGSSFAFVGVLVVATRWFPPYVFAFLVGVAQFLAAIGALGGELPLAVLVNEYGWRTVMVLSGFFGLVIALVCAMIIRDYPSSHLHPPPQPHHHVWKELKEIFHSGQTWWTALYAFSSWGPIAVFAALWGVPYIMLKYNISNTKAAFAVAMIWIGLAAMSPFLGWFSDKLGRRCILLTTTSFIGLIGSIVAIYIPGIPFWLSCIFLFFIGMAAAGQILTFALVKDNNRHSRIATAIGLNNMAVVIGGALFQPFVGYILDIFWNGQTERGIPIYSIENYHIGLIVVPICFAIGAIVSLFFIRETYCRAQYNDYSDYVH is encoded by the coding sequence ATGAGTGAGCAACAAGACTTTAGAAAGGTGCTGGGATTTTTTATCTATTGCTTAGCAACCCTATTCCTCATTTACGAAATGGCATTGCAAGTCTCTCCCAGTGTCATGACCCATCAACTCATGGCGGCTTATAAAATCGATGCGAGAGGACTTGGAATCTTGGCTTCTTTTTATTTTTACAGCTACACCTTGATGCAGATTCCTGTGGGAGTGCTTTACGACCGATATGGTCCTCGGCTTCTTATCAGTTTAGCGGCGTTTGTTTGTGCTGCAGGTTCTCTATTTTTTGGTCTTACACGGGATCTCTATTTGGCAGGTCTTGGCCGTTTTTTTATGGGGATCGGTTCTTCATTTGCCTTTGTGGGTGTACTTGTAGTTGCGACTCGATGGTTTCCTCCTTATGTTTTTGCCTTTTTGGTGGGGGTTGCTCAATTTTTAGCAGCCATTGGCGCACTTGGAGGAGAGTTGCCTCTTGCTGTTTTGGTCAATGAGTATGGTTGGCGAACTGTGATGGTTTTATCAGGGTTTTTTGGACTTGTCATTGCCCTTGTTTGCGCGATGATAATACGGGACTATCCTTCTTCACACTTGCATCCCCCTCCTCAACCTCATCATCATGTGTGGAAAGAGCTCAAAGAGATTTTTCATTCTGGTCAAACTTGGTGGACGGCTCTTTATGCATTTTCAAGTTGGGGGCCGATTGCCGTTTTTGCAGCTCTTTGGGGTGTACCTTACATCATGCTCAAATACAATATTTCCAATACTAAAGCTGCATTTGCTGTTGCGATGATCTGGATAGGTTTAGCGGCCATGAGCCCATTTCTAGGTTGGTTTTCAGACAAGTTAGGGCGACGTTGCATCTTGCTCACGACGACATCATTCATTGGGCTTATTGGATCGATTGTGGCTATTTATATTCCTGGCATTCCTTTTTGGCTCTCTTGCATTTTTTTATTTTTTATTGGAATGGCAGCAGCTGGTCAGATTTTGACCTTTGCCCTTGTCAAAGACAACAACCGTCATTCACGCATCGCCACAGCAATTGGTCTTAACAACATGGCCGTTGTCATTGGTGGTGCCCTATTTCAACCATTTGTTGGGTATATCTTAGACATTTTCTGGAATGGTCAGACGGAAAGGGGTATTCCGATCTATTCAATCGAAAACTACCATATAGGCCTTATAGTTGTTCCTATTTGCTTTGCAATAGGCGCCATTGTGAGTTTGTTTTTTATTCGTGAGACCTACTGCCGCGCTCAATATAACGACTATTCAGACTACGTGCACTAA
- a CDS encoding cysteine peptidase family C39 domain-containing protein has product MSVTSNFVKNYFSKETVQNFTFTCGVGLVAIPLFSISLKEAALIGVTTGTLTSVKQALQDKNGNATYQTLTTVFVFALTFFTATTFMPTLSRFFSVKLTTESILKVLLLNLLGHLSSQQHLSRNSPVTPSKQTKVTVKETPHLTPLLDDNEKLRRLIFQYYNIPYTKFKRAYPPVGWGDTMRLDNNPKLEKELDNALQAYAKQHHIELPAQTTQSLFHRDPHSSRIATIFPELQGISKQGVHGYANSFQDEEILQVYSVIRQENFKDIPVRYTANNKPIIMQQATRGCTAAAAAMLIYEQTKQFDEHEVLFRNLGNDTDFEHDFKKANVPFITTECFSIEALQSQIKKNGSAIASVDSCGAHVILVDEITEKCVRIRDPYHGWEIDIKRSAFEACWSKGNRIFQVNRNH; this is encoded by the coding sequence ATGTCGGTTACATCTAATTTTGTAAAAAATTACTTTTCAAAAGAAACTGTTCAAAATTTTACTTTTACTTGCGGAGTCGGTCTCGTTGCGATCCCCCTTTTTTCGATTTCATTGAAAGAAGCAGCTCTCATAGGTGTTACTACAGGAACTTTAACAAGTGTTAAGCAAGCCCTCCAAGACAAAAATGGAAATGCCACCTATCAAACGTTGACTACAGTCTTTGTATTTGCTTTGACGTTTTTTACAGCCACAACTTTTATGCCAACTTTGAGCCGCTTTTTTTCAGTAAAATTAACCACCGAATCTATCCTAAAAGTTCTTTTATTGAACCTTTTGGGACATCTCTCCTCCCAGCAGCACCTTTCTCGAAATTCACCTGTTACACCAAGCAAGCAGACAAAAGTAACAGTAAAGGAAACTCCACATCTCACCCCTCTACTAGATGATAATGAGAAGCTTAGACGGTTGATCTTCCAATATTACAATATTCCCTATACTAAGTTCAAAAGAGCCTATCCCCCTGTAGGATGGGGTGATACAATGCGCTTAGACAACAACCCCAAATTAGAAAAAGAATTAGATAATGCTCTGCAAGCGTATGCCAAACAGCATCACATTGAGTTGCCTGCACAAACGACTCAATCTCTTTTTCATCGAGACCCTCATTCATCCCGAATTGCGACGATCTTTCCAGAATTGCAGGGAATTTCAAAGCAAGGAGTACATGGCTATGCAAATTCCTTTCAAGACGAAGAAATCTTGCAAGTCTATTCGGTGATCAGACAAGAAAACTTCAAAGACATTCCTGTTCGATATACTGCAAACAATAAGCCGATCATTATGCAACAAGCGACACGAGGTTGTACAGCTGCCGCCGCTGCAATGCTCATTTATGAGCAAACTAAGCAGTTCGATGAACACGAAGTCTTATTCAGAAATCTTGGAAATGATACTGACTTCGAACACGATTTTAAAAAGGCCAATGTGCCTTTCATAACGACAGAGTGCTTCTCTATAGAAGCGCTACAAAGTCAAATTAAAAAAAATGGTTCTGCAATCGCATCTGTAGACAGTTGTGGAGCACATGTGATCCTTGTAGATGAAATCACAGAAAAGTGTGTCCGTATTCGCGATCCCTATCATGGCTGGGAAATCGACATTAAACGCTCTGCTTTTGAAGCCTGCTGGTCAAAAGGAAATAGAATTTTTCAGGTCAATAGAAATCATTAG
- a CDS encoding MFS transporter: MKWLDRFHQSKLRPWFVWGLAAILGLYTFILQGSPSVMIPQLMKTYGIDVVKIGVLTSSFFYTYIVMQIPAGMLVDLWGPRRVLKLGFLFCSIVVGWFAFSQNYWEGQTARMLMGFFTAPAIVSAFCLGFRWFKPAFFTLIVALTEFTALAGGVVGEGGMAFSVVQIGWRQTMTLVAVVGLVLTFLSLFIIHDHPDHDQPLHNGKSFKDTLKETGKNLAAVLSVRQIWMNGIYGGLIFGLFQGFAALWGVPYFATRYNVTVDIAAYVASMFFVGACFGTLALGWISVRYPRRKPIMFTGSLVSLAALLTALYVPGITLPAMFIVILVLGFFSSSYALCFALAGNYVTKKRKGVAMGFTNMLCIIFGAPVLQPLIGYLLKIQGNVVAGSRVYTIDDYQYALIPLPICLVLAFLLAFFVREKEPEEED; encoded by the coding sequence ATGAAATGGCTTGATCGGTTTCATCAATCAAAACTGCGCCCTTGGTTTGTGTGGGGGCTCGCTGCAATCTTAGGGCTTTATACCTTCATTCTCCAAGGTAGTCCCAGCGTCATGATCCCCCAGCTCATGAAGACTTATGGAATCGACGTTGTAAAAATTGGGGTTTTGACTTCGAGCTTTTTTTATACCTACATTGTGATGCAAATTCCCGCTGGAATGCTCGTCGATCTTTGGGGACCGCGCCGCGTTCTCAAGCTTGGTTTTCTCTTTTGCTCGATTGTTGTCGGCTGGTTCGCCTTTTCCCAAAACTATTGGGAAGGACAAACAGCGCGGATGCTCATGGGATTTTTCACCGCTCCGGCGATTGTCTCAGCTTTTTGTCTTGGTTTTCGTTGGTTTAAACCAGCTTTTTTCACTCTGATTGTCGCACTCACTGAATTTACCGCTCTTGCTGGTGGAGTCGTGGGAGAAGGAGGCATGGCTTTCAGTGTCGTTCAAATTGGCTGGAGGCAAACCATGACCCTCGTCGCAGTGGTTGGACTCGTTTTGACCTTTCTTTCTCTTTTTATCATCCACGACCATCCTGACCATGATCAACCTCTTCACAATGGAAAGTCTTTTAAAGACACTCTAAAAGAGACTGGAAAAAACCTCGCAGCAGTCCTTTCTGTTCGCCAAATCTGGATGAATGGGATTTATGGTGGATTGATCTTTGGTTTGTTTCAAGGATTTGCAGCGCTTTGGGGTGTGCCCTACTTTGCTACCCGTTACAATGTCACAGTTGACATTGCAGCTTATGTCGCTTCGATGTTTTTTGTCGGCGCCTGTTTTGGAACCCTTGCATTAGGTTGGATTTCAGTTCGGTACCCTAGAAGAAAACCGATCATGTTTACAGGGTCTTTAGTTTCTCTCGCCGCATTGCTGACCGCTTTATATGTTCCAGGAATCACTCTTCCAGCAATGTTTATCGTCATCCTTGTGCTAGGATTCTTTTCTAGCTCATATGCCCTTTGTTTTGCATTAGCTGGCAATTATGTGACAAAAAAGCGCAAAGGAGTTGCGATGGGGTTCACGAACATGCTGTGCATTATTTTTGGAGCTCCCGTCTTACAGCCACTCATCGGATACCTTTTAAAAATTCAAGGAAATGTCGTCGCTGGAAGTCGAGTCTATACAATTGATGATTACCAATACGCCTTGATTCCCCTACCGATCTGTTTGGTGCTCGCATTCCTGCTCGCCTTTTTCGTCCGTGAGAAGGAACCGGAAGAGGAGGACTGA